The nucleotide sequence AGCATACATCATCTGCTGCTCAGGTTTGCATCCTGGAAAATTTGGTTTCATTTTAGAGACTTGGAGAAATAGCACTGGTTTATAGTACTTTGTTTGTGCATGTTGACTATTGAATGAGTGTATTTTCTTTACCAACGGGGCTGGAGAAGATAAAACACAGAGGGTAGGACACCCTCCCATCATCGTGCTGGTACTTATAGCTGTAGACTACAAATGTGTCGGAGGTTAAGGAATCCAATGATAGTCacttgtcacttttaatcaaatctATTTCACTTGTAGATAGAATTTACAAGTTTTTTTGAGTTTGCAGCACAGCACAGAGTTGAGTTTTGTTTTAGTGAAGGATATCTAGGCTGTCTTTCTGGTAGCTCGTTCTTCAGGTCTTCAGGAGAAATATCCTACAAGAAGAAATCAAATCCTGGCTTATGCCACTGAGCTGCTTAATTATTAGTCCTCCTAGAAATATGTGTATTACATATTCATGAAATAACAGTGATCTTGTGTATGTATTTTACCTCATGCTCCTCCTCCAGAATCACTAGCTGTTTGTCTTTATCAATCTTCACTGTAACCCGAGGACAAAATCAGCAATATTACCATTCGATCCTCACAGAATCTGAGAAAGTGTGAGCATTTATGAAACATTTTCAGATCGACTTACTGATGATGGCGGCATTATTAGTCTCCTTCCTGAAGCGGAAATCCCGCAACTTTTTCACCAGGTCTTCATCCACCTCACACACAACTAAAGACTCACtctgcatgcatgcacacacaaacacattaatgttattcaatttttttttttttttttactttgtcagGCTGCCTAGTTaattgtgtccaaacttttgactagtaGTAGTTTATACATAATTCATAAAGCCAAAAAAACCTGAGAAACTTCCAATTAATCTCTTTGATTATGAGCCATAGGGACACACACATAGTTCTAGTTatataaatctaattttaattaaaatgctttaaaaatatattaaagtgacatatttttgagtttattttttgTAGTACCAGAGGTATATTAGCTTGGATAGCAGGACCATTAAATATTTTCCAGGACAAAGGGGGCAATGAAATCAAAAATGTTGAGAGTAACACTTTAACAAACTTTAAATCACATCAGCTTAGATGCAGCCATCTCAACAATAAAACACGTGTATACTCTGACATAACATCACAAGGAATAGGAGTTCACAAAAGGCATGCACCATGACAACCTGTGTAGGTCATCACACTGATGTCATCAGAAGGACAATCACGTTCTTAGCTGGTGATGTGGCGGACAAAGTGGTCAAACGTGTTTTGACGTGCATTTGCTGGTGGAATGCACAGAATCCGCGTGTATTTCATTACATTGTCATTTCTGCTCTGACTTAGTTACAGTGTTTGATCGTGACTTGACGTGCCATTCAAAGCAAAGGAACCGCGCCGTCTCTTTGTCGCTCAGCAGATTTCCCAAATTCCCTTGAAATACTGAGGTGTGAGCACGTCTGCAACAGGAAATGAGAATTCCCCCGGACCCGTCGGAAATCCATCATACCTCAGTTATGTAAGGCGACCCTGTCTCATGATAATTCTAAACAGAGTTTGGGGTATATTTAACGCAAGACATGCCTTTATTTTGGACAACTTTATGAATTCGGTGTAATGCGAGAGAGGGTTTGACATGCAGCTCATCACAAAGCACTGGGTGGAACTGCAACAGGgctcaaaaaaaaacaacccttCTATCACACACATATCACAGACCATTGAGGCGTACGGCGTTATTTGTAAATGCCTCCGTATTACTATTCATCCTAAAAGAGGGGACCgccataaaaatatttgtattaatccaAGACAGTTTTTGTACTCACCATTTTCACAGACAGCACGAGCTCAGCAGTGCAGGAGTTCCACCGTGCCGCGTCTCGTGACGCTCGTTCGACCAATCACAGCGCTGGAATGTGACAGGATTTACATAAATGGCTGTACTAGGATCAGTTTACTTCACCCATAGAAGGACGAGCTCTGTCTGATCCCAGAACAGCAGCATTTAAGCATGAACTTATGCTTATGGAAAGAACTATCGGATGCAGGCTTCTCTCTGCACCCTAGGGGGAAATCAGAGGATTTAGATAAGCACATGGAATGCACGGCACGCAAATGTATCCCAAGTGAATGCATTCAGTCCCTTAAAATACTGacatcattaatttatttaaagtaatatttaatgAACAACGTACTTTGAcgtttaaaatagtaataataacattcAGAATGTATTAAAAAGCacatttcagaaaataataataaaaaattttttttaatggcaatcCTTTAAGCACTAGagtcttttttatttgtaaatgatatATGCAttgagaaaatatattaatatatgtttattaattgATGGGAAATATACATTTATCAGTAACTACAAAGGAACATTTAGTCAAACTTCACTTCAACATTCACCATTTGTTGGAAAAAACTTCACATTTTCAGGCTCTATTCGTGGAAAGTGGCATTTAGAAAACTGGAAGAGTTTCTAAATCAGTTGTAAGGCTGTGATTCATTTTATTACGGTTGTTTAATTTTAAGCGTCCAAGGGTCGAAAATACCCCCTTCGTCACAGTGACCCCTGCGCATGCGCAGATGAGGCGGCCCATCCCTCTAAAGACACGCCCATCGGGGAGCGTGCGCGTGCATAGCGCTCATATCTGATCTCTAAACGCAATAGATTGTTCTGTGCCTTTAACTAAAGTGGCTAATGTGTCATCCAGATTACTTGTTGCTCACAATGTTTTCAAACACGCCGTTGAATGTTCCAGTTATTACCTCACTTCCTGCGTATAGTTTAGTAATTCTTGTTCTAGGATCTTTTCGGGTGACGGGACCTGGTGCTGTTCAGAAGCCCAAATCTTCGGACCTCAGGCCCTGATACAGTCGAGGTGCTGAAGCCCACAAAACTGCTTACATTTCACTCAAATGCGCATGTATAGACTTACACAGATTGTTCTGTATGTAGTTGGAATCCCTGATTTTATCttacaatttaaagtataatttaaataGTTGCGAGATTATGTTTGATACAGTGACGTTATGCTCTATTAATGGCGTCTGTGTAATTAGTTGTGTGCATGTAACGTTACTTGATTTATGACAGAGGTTGATTTGTATACAGTTGCATGTCATTAAGTTTCActgtttgtatcttttttttaggCCATGGCAGACTTTTCGGTAAGTGTTTtaactgttttataaataatcTTGTTCAATAGTTCACTTCTATCGGTTTGGGCTATTAATAAAGAAACTTTGTgttatttttcttctctgttaCCAGCAGTAGAAATGAATATACTAGTAAActcaattatttacatttctcGACAGTTTAATTGATGTAATATTATGCAGCACATATATTCAATTATTCAATGGAAAAAAAGTATGGATTTTTACTTATTGTATAATGTACAATGAGACCATTAATTATGGaattaatctatttttattaaaatgtataaatagaaatgtattactatgtattataattaaatatatttatttcaattattagagtaagaaaagttaaaacaaaacatattaaattaaaaataattgtatttggtTTTTCCCTACTTTGCTTTGATAGCAGTAGCACTGAACTGAAGCCCGATGATCATGTTGTCCGgcatgatttgagaatgatccaaagagcatcttCTACTTTTGTGGAAGCAAAAATGTCACATCTACTTATTTAATTAGCTGGTAGTTACTAAAAGTATTGCAGATTAATCATATTACTAATGATTAATTTGACatcataatgttattatttttgtaaagtcctgcaattttcttttcttttgcatgtttaatttagttttttaatctCATATTTTCAATCTGGTCTTTTGGACCCAACTGTTTGCCCTAGTTAGTCTTTGACTTTGTGACTTTGTCTCTCTGATAACTCCCAGCTAGTGTTTTATTTGCTGTGATATTTCCTGCAATCTTTTTCTGTAGCTTGCTGATGCAATCCCAGATGATGTTTCTAGTGAAGCATCAAAAACTAAGCACACCAATCCATCTGCTCCTGGAAATGGGGCTCCGCCACCCACTAATCCTGGCTGGCCTGGTGCGGCCCCTGGTGGCCCTCATTTCCCATCCTCAGGAGGCCCTGCCCAACCAACAGCACCTGGCTTCCCTCAGACTGGGCCGTCTGCCCCAGGTTCCTTTCCACTAGGCCCAGGAGCTCCGGGCCAATTTCCTGGAGCCCCTGCTGCCCCGGGTGGATACCCTCCAGGACCGGGCGTACCTGGACAGTTCCCCTCCAACCCTGCAGCTCCCGGACAGTTCCCCTCAATGCCAGGTCAGTTCCCACCAGGTGGGGCACCCATGCCATACCCTGTTCCTGGACAGTTCCCCTGCCCACCTGGGGCTCCACAGGGCCCATATCCAAACGTGCCTTACCCAACTGCTCCATCTGGGCCTGGCATGTACAGCCCAGGAGGCCCTGGTGCCTTTCCACCAGATAGAGGCCCGGGATACGGAGGAGGAATGTTTCCCCCAGTTCCACAAGGGTCCTGGGGTACACCCGGAGGGGGCTTCCCTCCTCAACCTGGCCCGCCAGGAGCCTTCGGTCCAGGACCCATGGGACCATACGGAGGGCCTGCAGCTCCAGGTGGAATGCTGGTGAGCAATTATAATGGGTCTATAAAGCTTAAGTCTGCATAAAAGTGTATGTTATGGGTTGGTTTGGTGATGGCTCTGCTTTAatctgctggagtttgtttttatCAGAGTGTTGGTGACACAAACGCTGCTTTCAGGGTTATAGGTTTGGCTCTTGAGTTCTGGGATGCTCCTGCTCTGGTCTTTTTCTTCTGGATCATATTAAAACTGTAGATTTTAAACTCAAGCATATCTTATGCAGATCTCAAAAGCTCCTCTTCTTGTTTTTCAGCCACCATATAGACCACCATATTTTTGAGCACAGTGAACAGCTCATCCAATTGAAGGAGGAGGACTGCATCACAGCCATCAAAAAGTCCGCAATtaacatccaatcagagctcaGACTTCTGAACACTCAGCACATAACTCATGCTGACATATTAGAATATCACCtttgcaaataaatatacatttttaatgtagctGAGCTACCTCATTTCTGCACAGTACATTAGCTATTaagattatcattattttaaaatgtaattgttatatAATGCttgagaaagaagaaaaataaataatgcacttTGTGTTTATACAACAAACAGATGAAATCCGTATTATTgtaattaaagtgttttttatgggtttaaattattttttgtcaaCATTAGCTTTTGTCAGAAATTGTAGATAATACTGAGAGGTTGGTGTTGTTCACATACATTGACATACTGTATGTTCTTCATTGATATTTAGGAAAGAGAGGAGTATAAGGACCTAAACCTATGACATTGAATTTAAGCAATATGatgcattttaatttgtattccaTGATTACATATAAACCTTTTAAtaattacactactgttcaacatTTTGGGGATGGaaagatttaatgtttttgaaagaagtctcttaggctcaccaaggctgcatttatttgttcagaaatacagtaaaatggtatgttgtggaatattattagtttttttctgttttaatatattttatagagtaatttattcctgtaatagcaaaacttaatttttagcagtcattactagtcttcagtgtcacatttcataaatcattctaatatgctgatttgatgctgaagaaacttttcttattatcaatattcaatggaaatcttttgtaacttaatacatttatttgctgtaacttttgatcagtttaatgcatccttgctgaataaaagtatttctttcaaaaaacgtactgatcttactgatcccaaacttcttCGCTGTTTAGCATACATAGGTTTTCATGGCGACTGGTAACTAGCTTATCTTAGAATGTTGTTGGTAAATATTGCTTTGAATTTAACAGTCCTGTTTAATGTCAGGGAGGGTTTCATGTTATTTTGTACTCTATGGAAAAGCCAGTGATGGAATTTTGTGATGGAGAATGGAAGAAACTCTGAGACATCATGGGAAAGTGTGTTAACCGATGACGAAGCCTGTCAATTCTCTACACTTCATGTGAAAGCTCTCAGGGTAATAGGGCTGATCCAACACTGAGATAATGATATTGTGCTTTATAGtttataatcattttaatcaaaagcttggggtcagtaaaaattgatttaatttagcaaagatatattaaaaaaaaattatatttcacatttacatttctgtttcaaataaatgctgtttgtttaaactttatattcattgTAGAATCCTGTATCACAggatccacaaaaatattaagcagcacaaccgttctcaactgatgataataagaaatgtttcttgagcaccaaatcttgTTTCTTGAGCAAGACttgagtaataatgctgaaaattaaggtttgccatcacagaaaaagattacattttaaaatatgaaaatagaaaaacagtTTAACAGTATATTCACAAtatactgcttttactgtaaaaaaaaaatgctacttttTTGAGCATAAGTTTTCATTgttcaaaacaatttaaaaatcttactgatcccaaactttttaatggtagtgtacttGTTTAAGATTTTGGGATATAGACTTCATGTTAGGATAGGTTAGGATATCTATACTATATTGGTTaatggttattttttaaatattgtacaaTGCACAATAACAAGGATCAAGGATAGATTCTGGAGCCCcatatttaaatatgttcttACTGTTAAGTAACTCAAAataatttgtgtgtatgtgtgtgttttagccaTTGCCGTATGATCTTCCGCTGCATGCAGGGATAATGCCCCGTCTCCTGATTACAATAGTGGGTCAGCCAGTTCCAGGAGGAGacaggtaaaaaaacaacaaactacaGCATTACTTCTGTGTGTCCAAAGCAAACTCTCACTTCTCTTTTTTCAGGTTCCATGTAGATTTTGTGAGGGGGCATGAAGTGGTTTTCCATTTCAACCCTCGTTTCCATGAGAACACCATCGTACGGAACACACAGCTCGGGGGCAGCTGGGGTCCGGAGGAGAGGGAGGGAGGTTTTCCCTTTATACAGGGCAGACAGTTCGAGGTAAAGCTTTCTGATTTACCCATAGAGAAggaacttaaaggaatagtttactcaatgaaaattctgccatcattgaCTCAACCTTAAGTTGTTGCAAATCtatatgaattaatttctttcttctgctgaacacaaaagaagatattttaggATGTGGGTAACTAAGCAGTTTCTGGTACCCACTGACTTCATACAATAGAACAAActagaatagttcaccccaaaattttaatttgttgaaaaTTTTGTCTCCCTCGGGGAATCCaaaatgcagatgagtttgtttcttcatcttaatagatttggtgaaattttgcattacattacttgctctccaatggatcctctgcagtgaatgggtgccgtcagaatgagagtccaaatagcttataaaacatcccaataatctaTAAGTAACCCACATGACTCCAGCCtatcaattaatgttttgtgaaatgaaaagctccTTATTTGTAATAAAGAAATCCATCATTAAACAGATGTTTTTGGTTAAAATAAGAGTCCtccatccataatattgctttctccagtggaaaTGTTGTTACTTCTGTATTGGAAAAGAAATATGCATTGTTGCTAAATCTGTGtgaatatgcacagatcaagcatcgttcaaaacaaatatattggtggattttgatgtaagaggacaacaggacatggactttttcactggaggaggtGTTGTAATGGATTATGGGCCCATATTTTGGCCAGgaccaatggtttaaagttagAACATATTAATGATGGatatgtttcttacaaatacacaGATTTTCAATTCAcatgatgttaattgatggactggagttgtgtgaattacttgtggttTGTTGGGATGTTtcaactgtttggactcattcactccagaggatccagtggtgagcaagtgaaagtaaaatgctaagtttctccaaatctgttcctatgAAGAAGCAAATATATTGACATCATGGATGGGGAGAGTAAATATTCAGCCAATTTTTcagattttgggtgaactattccttcaagtaATATTGGGTTTCAGTTGAGGTTTCatataatgtatttgtgtgtacagCTGAAGATCCTGGTGGAGACAG is from Carassius auratus strain Wakin chromosome 13, ASM336829v1, whole genome shotgun sequence and encodes:
- the LOC113112481 gene encoding glia maturation factor beta — translated: MSESLVVCEVDEDLVKKLRDFRFRKETNNAAIIMKIDKDKQLVILEEEHEDISPEDLKNELPERQPRFVVYSYKYQHDDGRVSYPLCFIFSSPVGCKPEQQMMYAGSKNKLVQTVELTKVFEIRNTEDLTEEWLREKLGFFR
- the LOC113112480 gene encoding galectin-3-like, translating into MADFSLADAIPDDVSSEASKTKHTNPSAPGNGAPPPTNPGWPGAAPGGPHFPSSGGPAQPTAPGFPQTGPSAPGSFPLGPGAPGQFPGAPAAPGGYPPGPGVPGQFPSNPAAPGQFPSMPGQFPPGGAPMPYPVPGQFPCPPGAPQGPYPNVPYPTAPSGPGMYSPGGPGAFPPDRGPGYGGGMFPPVPQGSWGTPGGGFPPQPGPPGAFGPGPMGPYGGPAAPGGMLPLPYDLPLHAGIMPRLLITIVGQPVPGGDRFHVDFVRGHEVVFHFNPRFHENTIVRNTQLGGSWGPEEREGGFPFIQGRQFELKILVETDGFKVAVDGMHLLEFEHRTGGMEDVTRLHIEGDLILFSAAPSMI